A window from Cydia amplana chromosome 12, ilCydAmpl1.1, whole genome shotgun sequence encodes these proteins:
- the LOC134652764 gene encoding ubiquitin carboxyl-terminal hydrolase 30 homolog, with product MDSGDRILVAAGLTAAVVVGAFVLWGPGGAPKMRKRRGQIAGLQNLGRTCFLNTLLQALAACPLFIDWLKKYAKADSHNSMITTLYTVIEVVNGTHEAARGTPVCPLGVLQALRAAGWVVPADQQDAHELLHVLLSCIEEETIAMSKKPGCLSDALGLGGGRAWSALASPASPPAAGPGGARADSTPPTPGTVSTRPQSAAGDEPALADPEPEEAPPPRRLAKGVSRSFCHLSSVGRRWVPAAPARPAPAPPFRGTLASRLQCTVCGTKSPIRYDKFDSISLSMANAAIGNTGTYSLAGLLRAFTAPEMVKGVRCNKCSPDTPLNTQHIRTVNFGKLPACLCLHIGRVEWAGGALCKRTELVAFPETVAMAPYTQAPPPKTELVSLMSGGRLRAADAEQSEGSSRALYRLAAVVVHVGGPRSGHFATYRRGNGFEARRWWYTSDTLVHEVSLSEVLRCAAYMLFYERAPTHTTHTTHTHTHAPSTPAHEAHAQPASLDANTHHI from the exons ATGGATAGCGGGGACAGGATTTTGGTGGCCGCGGGGCTGACCGCCGCGGTGGTGGTGGGTGCGTTCGTGCTGTGGGGTCCAGGGGGTGCTCCGAAGATGCGGAAGCGGCGCGGGCAGATAGCGGGGCTCCAGAACCTGGGCCGGACGTGCTTCTTGAACACGCTGCTGCAGGCGCTGGCGGCCTGTCCGTTGTTCATCGACTGGCTGAAGAAGTACGCGAAGGCCGACAGCCACAACAGCATGATTACCACTCTCTACACCGTCATCGAAG TTGTGAATGGGACTCACGAGGCGGCCCGCGGCACACCGGTATGTCCCCTGGGCGTGCTGCAAGCCCTGAGGGCAGCAGGCTGGGTGGTGCCGGCCGACCAACAGGACGCACATGAGCTGCTGCATGTGCTGCTCTCCTGCATCGAGGAGGAGACCATTGCCATGTCGAAGAAG CCGGGCTGCCTCTCCGACGCTCTCGGCCTCGGCGGCGGGCGCGCCTGGTCGGCCCTCGCGTCCCCCGCGTCCCCGCCCGCCGCCGGCCCGGGGGGCGCCCGCGCGGACTCCACGCCCCCGACCCCCGGCACCGTGTCCACGAGGCCTCAGTCTGCAGCCGGCGACGAGCCTGCTCTAGCGGACCCGGAGCCAG aggAGGCGCCCCCGCCGCGGCGGCTGGCCAAGGGCGTGTCCCGCTCGTTCTGCCACCTGAGCTCCGTGGGGCGGCGCTGGGTGCCCGCGGCCCCGGCGAGgcctgcgcccgcgccgcccttCCGCGGCACGCTCGCCTCCCGTCTGCAGTGCACCGTGTGCGGCACCAAG AGTCCGATCCGGTACGACAAATTTGACAGCATCTCACTATCAATGGCAAACGCCGCCATTGGTAACACAGGCACCTATAGTCTCGCTG GGCTGCTCCGTGCGTTTACGGCTCCGGAGATGGTAAAAGGTGTCCGCTGTAACAAATGCTCGCCCGACACGCCGCTCAACACGCAACACATCCGTACCGTCAACTTTGGAAAG TTACCAGCCTGCCTGTGCCTGCACATCGGGCGGGTGGAGTGGGCGGGCGGCGCGCTGTGCAAGCGCACGGAGCTGGTGGCGTTCCCCGAGACCGTGGCCATGGCGCCCTACACGCAGGCCCCGCCGCCCAAG ACGGAGCTAGTCTCGCTGATGAGCGGCGGGCGGCTGCGCGCGGCGGACGCCGAGCAAAGCGAGGGGTCTTCCCGCGCGCTGTACCGGCTGGCGGCCGTGGTGGTGCACGTGGGCGGGCCCCGGTCCGGGCACTTCGCCACCTACCGCCGGGGGAACGGGTTCGAAGCCCGCAG ATGGTGGTACACCTCCGACACCCTGGTGCACGAGGTGTCCCTCTCGGAGGTGCTGCGCTGCGCGGCCTACATGTTGTTCTACGAGCGCGCGCCCACGCACACCACGCACACcacgcacacgcacacacacgcgCCGAGCACGCCGGCGCACGAGGCGCACGCGCAGCCCGCCTCGCTCGATGCGAATACGCATCATATATGA